From one Camelus dromedarius isolate mCamDro1 chromosome 32, mCamDro1.pat, whole genome shotgun sequence genomic stretch:
- the TMEM200C gene encoding transmembrane protein 200C, with translation MIATGGLLRISARKQDPLRPPSQVPKRKRKAKKRRKNDVVVVKGKLKLCSISGLIALCGILVLLVGIAMAVVGYWPKANGTNREGGKQLPPAGSGHRAPTMTNSSSGSKNRSRNHAGIPDGVNASSVGAPRSTPPARSPAPSSSSSSSSSSSVGFFFRIFSGYLHSDKLKVFGPLIMGIGIFLFICANAVLHENRDKKTKIINLRDLYSTVIDVHSLRAKDLAAAAAASSSSAPTAVPPGGAPLNGFLSYVQARGLELKPGGCGSAGDAFGAAAMLARGAWPHHAALGGGGGGGGGGTRGTASPPDLASSPHCSREPPSLAEAVYSIYRERSGVAGRRQAAAATAATVAASSGSSPAPHSPPESWGRPSTASSLVGSSLSALALLPLQGDRDGDGDTESASCGWRRPPGERGSQEIPRGELDLSLTDLRGARWAPRELEEPAGSAVARTSRGQGGRLPRTGRYAALRRRSTSGLPDYRAPPSPEPPPASRSADLDSSLPAPAASSSPALQPQYSPLARPDSPSSQSVDLSCGNKGYTPLREAGTSLESAVDVAGSESPDGEAATAQGEEQSPREHPSHEPPTAKPPQPVQRQFTNKEKLLMISRSHTSGVEDGELESTGI, from the coding sequence TCATCGCCCTCTGCGGGATCTTGGTGCTGCTGGTGGGCATAGCCATGGCCGTGGTGGGCTACTGGCCCAAGGCCAACGGGACCAACAGGGAGGGAGGTAAGCAGCTGCCGCCCGCGGGCAGCGGCCACCGCGCCCCAACTATGACCAACAGCAGCAGTGGCAGTAAAAACCGGTCCAGGAACCACGCCGGGATTCCAGACGGTGTCAATGCCAGTTCCGTGGGCGCGCCCAGGAGCACGCCTCCAGCGCGGTCCCCCGCCCCCTCTTCGTCGTcgtcgtcctcctcctcctcgtcagTGGGTTTCTTCTTCCGCATCTTCTCTGGCTACCTGCACTCCGACAAGCTCAAGGTCTTTGGACCCCTCATCATGGGCATCGGCATCTTCCTCTTCATTTGCGCCAACGCCGTGCTCCATGAGAACCGGGACAAGAAGACCAAGATCATCAACCTGAGGGACCTCTACTCCACTGTCATCGACGTGCACAGCCTCCGTGCCAAAGACCTGGCGGCTGCCGCGGCCGCCTCCTCGTCCTCCGCTCCCACCGCAGTGCCCCCCGGGGGCGCACCGCTCAACGGCTTCCTCAGCTACGTGCAGGCGCGGGGCCTGGAGCTGAAGCCCGGAGGCTGTGGCAGCGCTGGGGACGCCTTCGGGGCGGCTGCGATGCTGGCCAGGGGCGCATGGCCCCACCACGCGGCGctgggcgggggcggcggcggcggcggcggcgggaccCGGGGCACCGCGTCCCCGCCGGATCTGGCCTCCTCCCCGCACTGCTCGCGGGAGCCGCCGAGCCTGGCGGAAGCCGTGTACAGCATCTACCGCGAGCGCTCGGGCGTGGCCGGCCGTCGCCAGgcagccgccgccaccgccgctaCCGTGGCCGCCAGCAGCGGCAGCAGCCCCGCGCCCCACAGCCCACCTGAGAGCTGGGGGCGCCCAAGCACCGCCAGCTCCCTCGTGGGCTCCTCACTGAGCGCCTTGGCACTGCTGCCTCTGCAAGGCGACCGCGACGGGGACGGGGACACAGAGAGCGCGAGCTGCGGCTGGCGGCGGCCGCCTGGGGAGCgcggctcccaggagatcccgcgGGGCGAGCTCGACCTGAGCTTAACCGATCTCCGCGGCGCGCGCTGGGCGCCCCGAGAGCTGGAGGAGCCCGCGGGCTCGGCGGTGGCGCGCACCAGCAGGGGGCAGGGCGGCCGCCTGCCCAGGACCGGCAGGTATGCGGCCCTGCGGCGCCGCAGCACCAGCGGGCTCCCGGACTACCGGGCGCCTCCGAGCCCCGAGCCCCCGCCCGCCTCGCGCAGCGCAGACCTGGACTCGAGCCTTCCggccccagctgcctcctcctcgCCCGCTCTGCAACCCCAATACTCGCCCCTCGCCAGGCCGGACTCACCGAGCTCCCAGTCGGTTGACCTGTCCTGCGGCAATAAGGGCTACACCCCTCTGCGGGAGGCCGGCACCTCCCTGGAGTCGGCTGTGGACGTGGCAGGCAGTGAAAGTCCGGACGGTGAGGCTGCCACCGCCCAGGGTGAAGAGCAGAGCCCCCGGGAGCATCCCAGCCACGAACCCCCCACGGCCAAGCCCCCCCAGCCGGTGCAGAGGCAGTTTACGAACAAGGAAAAACTCTTGATGATTTCCCGGTCTCACACCTCAGGGGTCGAGGACGGAGAACTGGAAAGTACTGGCATttag